One Eurosta solidaginis isolate ZX-2024a chromosome 5, ASM4086904v1, whole genome shotgun sequence DNA segment encodes these proteins:
- the LOC137253019 gene encoding LOW QUALITY PROTEIN: uncharacterized protein (The sequence of the model RefSeq protein was modified relative to this genomic sequence to represent the inferred CDS: inserted 2 bases in 2 codons; substituted 2 bases at 2 genomic stop codons) encodes MTTAMSSAYPHKDDSSDILRLQISLWLMFPQTQATEYVFERNSPGKVNNSTLVDVHVRLFNDMLQRNAAIHNAGSKGSTSTIAKQTNVTTELESILWETVDKILWSSALYLLNEFASNAQNVTVKYIGYKVLWHKLNVEKLLYDPEHIIDLYKTKKNVSITDQSNPYEFNSLELEIRKYLIERCAQLLELPLHPVNYNXNMNQICDNELSYPVVRKVLKQLDLLNEDNMYEEVLNIVFEAVELLESKNNISVFLNCWGXERLITHLIYLQRNNELRAQLFFNVQKLVNECEMSKLPSKYMKXNGIFLPTSLRTLRNTSSVCIRXNGSFDYLSECAQPTLMCTYSSAYKYRSVFHIERLLGKKFTFHSTFWNRYIRTDDNFTNGNYTAPAFIKNVSGSIMPSVWQAVFIGNNIALADMSMQLYLCGGDPAMWSKSEQYAYTRRAEDFRLHQNKYLWFTEDCSYIVVVVVVAVLRPTQ; translated from the exons ATGACTACAGCAATGTCGTCTGCGTATCCGCATAAGGACGACTCATCGGACATTTTAAGATTGCAAATTTCATTGTGGCTGATGTTTC CACAGACACAAGCGACGGAATATGTATTTGAAAGAAATAGTCCGGGCAAAGTAAATAATTCGACTCTAGTGGATGTGCACGTGAGACTCTTCAACGACATGTTACAAAGGAACGCAGCGATTCACAATGCAGGTTCTAAGGGATCTACGTCAACGATAGCGAAACAAACAAATGTAACAACTGAATTGGAGAGCATCTTATGGGAGACTGTAGACAAAATCCTTTGGAGTTCTGCATTATATCTTTTAAATGAATTTGCGAGTAATGCACAAAATGTAACTGTAAAATATATAGGCTACAAAGTTTTATGGCACAAGTTGAATGTTGAGAAGTTACTTTACGATCCCGAACACATCATAGACTTATATAAAACGAAGAAGAACGTATCAATAACCGATCAAAGCAACCCATATGAGTTCAATTCACTTGAGTTGGAAATACGTAAATACCTCATTGAACGTTGTGCTCAATTACTTGAATTACCATTACATCCCGTAAATTACAATTGAAACATGAACCAAATCTGCGATAATGAGCTGAGTTATCCTGTGGTGCGTAAAGTGCTCAAACAACTCGATCTGCTGAATGAAGATAATATGTACGAAGAAGTTTTGAATATTGTATTCGAAGCTGTTGAATTATTAGAAAGCAAAAATAACATTTCCGTGTTCCTCAACTGTTGGG TGGAACGTCTAATAACGCACTTAatctatttacaaagaaataATGAGCTCCGAGCACAACTCTTCTTTAATGTACAGAAACTTGTAAACGAGTGCGAAATGAGCAAATTGCCATCGAAGTATATGAAATAAAACGGTATCTTCTTGCCAACATCGCTGAGAACCCTGCGCAATACCAGCTCAGTATGCATAC AAAATGGAAGCTTTGATTATCTAAGTGAATGCGCACAACCGACTTTGATGTGCACATATTCGAGCGCATATAAATATCGTTCAGTTTTTCATATTGAACGTTTGTTGGGCAAGAAATTTACATTTCATAGCACATTTTGGAATCGATATATTAGAACTGACGATAATTTTACGAATGGCAATTATACTGCGCCAGCATTTATTAAAAATGTTAGTGGTTCGATTATGCCAAGCGTTTGGCAAGCAGTttttattggaaacaatattGCATTAGCGGATATGAGCATGCAACTATATTTATGTGGCGGTGATCCTGCTATGTGGTCGAAATCAGAGCAGTATGCATATACGCGACGCGCTGAAGATTTTCGTTTGCATCAAAATAAGTACCTTTGGTTCACTGAGGATTGCagttatattgttgttgttgttgttgtagcagtgcttcgccccacccaataa